The region TAAACTCTGGCCTGTGCTTTATACTGTTCTATCGTTGGTTTCAAGATTTCTGACCTGTCTTCATGGCGAAACATTGATACATCCATTTCCGTGATCTCAATCGATACTCCAAGCGATAAATATTTTTCAATTGCTTCCTTTAATTCATCCATGGAAGAATGATAGATATTGATATGGCATTGCATCCCAATACCGTCTACTGGAATCCCTTTCTCTTTAAGTTCTTTGATTAGTTTAAAGATTTTATCCCGCTTGATTGGATTGGTTTCATTATAATCGTTATAAAACAGTTTAGCCTCTGGCATCTCTTGCTTCGCAAGGAGAAATGCCCTTTCTATATAATCATTCCCTAATCCCTGAAGCCAACTGGATTCTCTTAAAAATCCATCTAATTTATCCTCTATCGCTTCGTTTACTACATCTACACTATAACAATCCTTTCCATACCGCTTACCTAGCATATGGATATGATTTGATAGCCTTTCCTCTAACCCCTCCTTCGTAGTATCTAAAAATACCCATTCAGGCGTTTGGTTGTGCCAAACTAAGGTATGCATTCTCATTTTCAGTTCATTATCTTTTGCAAACTGCACAATCGTATCTGCTTTTTCGAACTGATATTCCTTCTCTCTGGGACAAAGATTAGAAAACTTCATCTCATTTTCACATGTTATAGAGTTAAAATGATCCTTTATTAACTCTCCATGTGTCCTTATCGTTGAAGCGTTCACTGCTGCCCCAATAAGGAAATAATCTTTATATTTTTCCTTTAAGGTTTCCATCCTGACTCCTTTATTTTGCATCTTTCATTATTTTCATTTTTCATATTCATTTATATTATCTTTTTACATAATATCCCTTTTTACAGACTTAGTAAAGCGGTATACTCTCATCAAGACAAGCTCCATAAAATGCTGCTTTGGGCAAAAGATTATCGTCAAAGAATAGCGGGTTTTTCTTATCTCCATTCAGCCAAGAATATTCATCACTAAGCCCCCACACAGTAACACTAGTAATATTGGTTGCTTTGTTTCTTTCAAACTTTGATATAAAGAAAACAGTCCTCTTCATTTGTATCTGCTACAGTCTTCTGGGATTTGTATTTTCAAATATCTTCCGATCATAATTACAACCTACCATACTCACGGAGAGTAGGACTACTAATAACAAACCATATATACTTTTACTCATAAATCCTCCTTAAGTACAGCACTAACACCTAATCCATACAAATACACCAGTCTCTATTCCGCTACCGTGTAAATACAACCGTAACGCCTTAAACCTTATTTATATTTTATTTCTTTGTTTTGCCATGATACTGTCGTCCCTTTTATGCAAAAAGTGTATATTTTTCCTTATAGTAATAAGTTTCTAATATCTAATAATAGCTTACGATGAAACAGGTATTTTATCTCCTCATATATTGTTGTTAATATATCATTTTATGCTAATCCACTTTGAGTCTTAGTAAGAAATAAGACATTTACTTTACTGCTAAAATAAGGTATTATCTGTCTTGTATAATAGTATATTTCTACCATGTATCACTTAAATATCATTTAATTTTTGAACATATTGTCACCTTATATCAATAGCACAATTTGATATAACCATTCTTATTTCGAAGGGGTAAGTGAAAATGAAGCAGATAAAAGTTTCGAATCCTATTCTTTCTGGATTCTATCCAGACCCATCCATAGTCCGCGTCGGACAGGATTACTATATGGTAAATTCCACATTTTCTTACTTCCCAGGGGTACCTTTATCTCATAGTACTGACTTAATTCACTGGGAACAGATAACAAATATTCTATCTACTAAAAAACAGTTGAATCTTGCAAATTCTCCTCATAGTGGTGGTATCTATGCTCCAACCATCCGCTATCATAAAGGTACTTTCTATATGATTACTACCAATGTTTCTCATGGAGGAAATTTTATTGTAACTGCAACCAATCCTCTCGGACCTTGGTCAGAACCTTACTTTTTAAATGGTGCAGAGGGAATTGATCCTTCCCTTTTCTTTGATGAAGACGGAACTTGCTATTATTGTGGAACGAAAGGCCGCAGAGAAGGATCTGCTTTCTTCGGTGATAATGAGATTTATGTACAAGAAGTTGACTTAACTACCATGCAGTTAACAGGCGAATCTTATGCCATATGGCACGGTGCCCTAAAAGGAGTTGAGTGGCCAGAAGGTCCGCATATTTATAAACGTGATGGTTGGTATTATCTCATGATTGCAGAGGGTGGTACAGGACTAAATCATGCTATTACTATGGCTAGAAGCAAGAATATAAAAGAAACGTTTGAAGGATGCAAAAGAAACCCTATCTTCACTCATCGTCATCTTGGAAAACAGTATTGGGCAATCAATACCGGGCATGCTGATATCGTAGAGACAGAACACGGAGACTGGTATATGGTATTGCTTGCAAGTAGGCCATGTGATGGTTACTGCTTACTTGGAAGAGAGACTTTCCTGGTTCCACTCATCTGGGAAGATGGATGGCCTATTGTAAATCCAGGTGTTGGACTTTTAGATAGAATAGTTACTATCCAAGTAAAGGATTCTTCTACTTTAGTGGAAGCCAATGAGGCACAAGTAGGTGAAAAAGAATTAGATTCTCTTTTAAAAGACTACCATCCAACTTGTAGAGATATTAAAGAAAATTTCCGTCAGAAGGATTT is a window of Lachnoclostridium phytofermentans ISDg DNA encoding:
- a CDS encoding endo-1,4-beta-xylanase, with the translated sequence METLKEKYKDYFLIGAAVNASTIRTHGELIKDHFNSITCENEMKFSNLCPREKEYQFEKADTIVQFAKDNELKMRMHTLVWHNQTPEWVFLDTTKEGLEERLSNHIHMLGKRYGKDCYSVDVVNEAIEDKLDGFLRESSWLQGLGNDYIERAFLLAKQEMPEAKLFYNDYNETNPIKRDKIFKLIKELKEKGIPVDGIGMQCHINIYHSSMDELKEAIEKYLSLGVSIEITEMDVSMFRHEDRSEILKPTIEQYKAQARVYKECFQIFREYKNDITSVTLWGVSDDVSWLNHFPVNNRRNWPLLFDEMMKPKEAFYEIMNF
- a CDS encoding endo-1,4-beta-xylanase; this encodes MKRTVFFISKFERNKATNITSVTVWGLSDEYSWLNGDKKNPLFFDDNLLPKAAFYGACLDESIPLY
- a CDS encoding glycoside hydrolase family 43 protein, with amino-acid sequence MKQIKVSNPILSGFYPDPSIVRVGQDYYMVNSTFSYFPGVPLSHSTDLIHWEQITNILSTKKQLNLANSPHSGGIYAPTIRYHKGTFYMITTNVSHGGNFIVTATNPLGPWSEPYFLNGAEGIDPSLFFDEDGTCYYCGTKGRREGSAFFGDNEIYVQEVDLTTMQLTGESYAIWHGALKGVEWPEGPHIYKRDGWYYLMIAEGGTGLNHAITMARSKNIKETFEGCKRNPIFTHRHLGKQYWAINTGHADIVETEHGDWYMVLLASRPCDGYCLLGRETFLVPLIWEDGWPIVNPGVGLLDRIVTIQVKDSSTLVEANEAQVGEKELDSLLKDYHPTCRDIKENFRQKDLPPYFFYLRNPQEDHYETGRETGLRLYASDVSLTADASPTALFLRQTSINYTLGTKLESTLTNENSEAGILLMQSNHFHYRFCIYKSNVPMVVLISCIEGKEQFLIKRELSKFPSYLQVREEDLNLSFFYSFDGTEYQTVAASIDASILSTERAGGFVGTCLGLYTYTPTKEFGEDFVDFDYLHYQVM